One segment of Setaria viridis chromosome 4, Setaria_viridis_v4.0, whole genome shotgun sequence DNA contains the following:
- the LOC117851343 gene encoding uncharacterized protein, translated as MEDEEMDKKVQEYLQRKGLRVAELAPPGDRGRLPASAPHNVALAGMPGGFLSFPPNGHAYFAPPWPPQPLHVSMTQHAALASKVKPAINIDDGDDVRTEKRLSWKPDEDLRLVQAWLNHSSDPDGKKNEQYWGDVLAFYNSTTSTKRKRKVKHLKDRFQKIKRWVGFFCWSLKKAASIEETRQSDDQLIEKALQIYLDDYKEGPFIVMHCWKVLRDEPKWHAVLEDLEKSNKRKLGDEGEVGNSTPTSEDTREKEYPTAVKEAKKQCNGKGKVRANNNGLDEDIKRYMDIQAASKKRHEEFVKVQLRVSDAKVEAARLKREAAMLKTYNSFMGMNTREMTDELKAEHAIGLKLLREKLFCNNS; from the exons ATGGAGGACGAGGAGATGGACAAGAAGGTGCAGGAGTACCTGCAGCGCAAGGGCTTGCGCGTCGCCGAGCTCGCGCCGCCGGGGGACCGCGGCCGCCTCCCTGCCTCCGCGCCCCACAACGTCGCGCTCGCCGG TATGCCTGGTGGTTTCCTAAGCTTTCCCCCGAATGGTCATGCTTATTTCGCACCACCATGGCCACCGCAACCACTTCATGTTTCAATGACTCAACATGCTGCATTGGCTTCAAAAGTCAAACCTGCCATCAACattgatgatggtgatgatgttAGGACTGAAAAGCGCTTGTCATGGAAACCAGATGAAGACTTGAGATTG GTGCAAGCCTGGTTAAACCATTCCAGTGACCCGGATGGCAAGAAAAATGAGCAATACTGGGGAGATGTACTTGCATTCTACAACAGCACTACATCTACAAAACGGAAAAGGAAAGTGAAGCATCTCAAAGATCGATTCCAAAAGATAAAGAGATGGGTTGGATTTTTCTGCTGGTCATTGAAGAAGGCTGCATCAATTGAAGAAACCAGACAATCGGATGACCAATTGATAGAAAAGGCTCTGCAAATTTATTTGGACGACTATAAAGAAGGCCCATTCATAGTTATGCATTGCTGGAAGGTTCTCCGTGACGAACCCAAGTGGCATGCAGTCCTGGAGGACCTTGAGAAATCAAACAAAAGGAAACTGGGTGATGAGGGAGAGGTGGGGAACAGCACACCCACATCTGAAGATACCAGGGAAAAGGAATATCCAACAGCGGTAAAAGAAGCTAAGAAACAATGCAATGGCAAAGGCAAGGTCAGGGCTAATAACAATGGTTTGGATGAAGATATAAAGAGGTACATGGATATTCAGGCTGCATCTAAAAAACGCCATGAAGAGTTCGTAAAGGTCCAGCTGCGGGTTTCTGATGCAAAGGTTGAGGCGGCGAGGCTCAAGAGGGAGGCTGCTATGCTGAAAACATACAACTCTTTTATGGGCATGAATACTAGGGAAATGACTGATGAGCTGAAAGCTGAGCATGCAATAGGCTTGAAGCTTCTGCGGGAGAAATTGTTTTGCAACAATAGTTGA